In a genomic window of Coprococcus eutactus:
- a CDS encoding sigma-70 family RNA polymerase sigma factor codes for MKYAPRKVYIKESGGYVELSYTDFCRRRQADKGYMDKLFIPVQGCLLEVVREQYADFYRDRERWRYLQKLDARNSLLSLDGFTDSEGNPLDFIADEAADIAETVVNAVMVDRLKAALPLLSDSEQELIQAIFFDGLSEREVGARLGITQSVVNKRKARILRKLRKIIEN; via the coding sequence GTGAAATACGCACCAAGAAAAGTATATATCAAAGAAAGCGGCGGCTATGTGGAACTGTCCTATACGGATTTCTGCCGCCGCAGGCAAGCCGACAAGGGATATATGGACAAGCTGTTTATCCCCGTCCAAGGTTGTCTGCTTGAAGTCGTAAGGGAGCAATATGCGGACTTCTACCGTGACAGGGAGCGGTGGCGTTACCTGCAAAAATTAGATGCGAGGAACAGCCTGCTATCTCTGGACGGATTTACGGACAGCGAGGGGAATCCTCTGGACTTTATCGCTGATGAAGCGGCGGACATTGCGGAAACCGTTGTCAATGCTGTTATGGTGGACAGGCTGAAAGCCGCCCTGCCTTTGTTGTCGGATAGTGAGCAGGAGTTGATACAGGCAATCTTTTTTGACGGACTTTCCGAGCGTGAAGTCGGGGCGAGGTTAGGCATAACCCAGAGCGTTGTGAACAAACGCAAAGCCAGAATCCTAAGAAAACTAAGAAAGATAATAGAAAATTAA
- a CDS encoding cysteine-rich KTR domain-containing protein, which translates to MMKCEWILCPVCGSKTRNKIRKDTVLENYPLYCPKCRQESLIKVDNLKITVIKEPDA; encoded by the coding sequence ATGATGAAATGCGAATGGATATTGTGTCCTGTTTGTGGGAGCAAAACCCGTAATAAAATTAGGAAGGACACTGTTTTGGAGAATTATCCCCTTTATTGTCCAAAATGCAGACAAGAAAGCTTGATTAAAGTTGACAACTTGAAGATAACTGTCATCAAAGAGCCAGACGCTTAA
- the tet(O) gene encoding tetracycline resistance ribosomal protection protein Tet(O), which yields MKIINLGILAHVDAGKTTLTESLLYTSGAIAEPGSVDKGTTRTDTMNLERQRGITIQTAVTSFQWEDVKVNIIDTPGHMDFLAEVYRSLSVLDGAVLLVSAKDGIQAQTRILFHALQTMKIPTIFFINKIDQEGIDLPMVYQEMKAKLSSEIIVKQKVGQHPHINVTDNDDMEQWDAVIMGNDELLEKYMSGKPFKMSELEQEENRRFQNGTLFPVYHGSAKNNLGIRQLIEVIASKFYSSTPEGQSELCGQVFKIEYSEKRRRFVYVRIYSGTLHLRDVIKISEKEKIKITEMCVPTNGELYSSDTACSGDIVILPNDVLQLNSILGNEMLLPQRKFIENPLPMLQTTIAVKKSEQREILLGALTEISDGDPLLKYYVDTTTHEIILSFLGNVQMEVICAILEEKYHVEAEIKEPTVIYMERPLRKAEYTIHIEVPPNPFWASVGLSIEPLPIGSGVQYESRVSLGYLNQSFQNAVMEGVLYGCEQGLYGWKVTDCKICFEYGLYYSPVSTPADFRLLSPIVLEQALKKAGTELLEPYLHFEIYAPQEYLSRAYHDAPRYCADIVSTQVKNDEVILKGEIPARCIQEYRNDLTYFTNGQGVCLTELKGYQPAIGKFICQPRRPNSRIDKVRHMFHKLA from the coding sequence ATGAAAATAATTAACTTAGGCATTCTGGCTCACGTTGACGCAGGAAAGACAACATTAACGGAGAGTTTATTGTATACCAGTGGTGCAATTGCAGAACCAGGGAGCGTAGATAAAGGCACAACAAGGACAGATACAATGAATTTGGAGCGTCAAAGGGGAATCACTATCCAGACAGCAGTGACATCTTTTCAGTGGGAGGATGTAAAAGTCAACATTATAGATACGCCAGGCCATATGGATTTTTTGGCGGAAGTATACCGTTCTTTATCCGTATTAGACGGAGCAGTATTATTAGTTTCTGCAAAGGATGGCATACAGGCACAGACCCGTATACTGTTTCATGCACTACAGACAATGAAGATTCCGACAATTTTTTTCATCAATAAAATTGACCAAGAGGGGATTGATTTGCCAATGGTATATCAAGAAATGAAAGCAAAGCTTTCTTCGGAAATTATAGTGAAGCAAAAGGTTGGGCAGCATCCCCATATAAATGTAACGGACAATGACGATATGGAACAGTGGGATGCGGTAATTATGGGAAACGATGAACTATTAGAGAAATATATGTCAGGGAAACCGTTTAAAATGTCAGAACTGGAACAGGAAGAAAACAGGAGATTCCAAAACGGAACGTTATTTCCCGTTTATCACGGAAGTGCTAAAAACAATCTGGGGATTCGGCAGCTTATAGAAGTGATTGCCAGTAAGTTTTATTCATCAACGCCTGAAGGTCAATCTGAACTATGCGGGCAGGTTTTTAAGATTGAATATTCAGAGAAAAGGCGGCGTTTTGTTTATGTGCGTATATATAGCGGAACATTGCATTTGAGGGATGTTATTAAAATATCTGAAAAAGAGAAAATAAAAATCACAGAGATGTGTGTTCCGACAAACGGTGAATTATATTCATCCGATACAGCCTGCTCTGGTGATATTGTAATTTTACCAAATGATGTTTTGCAGCTAAACAGTATTTTGGGGAACGAAATGCTGTTGCCGCAGAGAAAATTTATTGAAAATCCTCTCCCTATGCTCCAAACAACGATTGCAGTAAAGAAATCTGAACAGCGGGAAATATTGCTTGGGGCACTTACAGAAATTTCAGATGGCGACCCTCTTTTAAAATATTATGTGGATACTACAACGCATGAGATTATACTTTCTTTTTTGGGGAATGTGCAGATGGAAGTCATTTGTGCCATCCTTGAGGAAAAATACCATGTGGAGGCAGAAATAAAAGAGCCTACTGTTATATATATGGAAAGACCGCTTAGAAAAGCAGAATATACCATCCACATAGAAGTCCCGCCAAATCCTTTCTGGGCTTCTGTCGGGTTGTCCATAGAGCCGCTCCCTATTGGAAGCGGAGTGCAGTATGAAAGCAGAGTTTCACTTGGATATTTAAACCAATCGTTCCAAAATGCGGTTATGGAGGGGGTTCTTTATGGCTGCGAGCAGGGGCTGTATGGATGGAAAGTGACAGACTGTAAAATCTGTTTTGAATATGGATTGTATTATAGTCCTGTAAGTACCCCCGCAGACTTTCGGCTGCTTTCCCCTATCGTATTGGAGCAGGCTTTAAAAAAAGCAGGGACAGAACTATTAGAGCCATATCTCCACTTTGAAATTTATGCACCGCAGGAATATCTCTCACGGGCGTATCATGATGCCCCAAGGTATTGTGCAGATATTGTAAGTACTCAGGTAAAGAATGACGAGGTCATTCTGAAAGGAGAAATCCCTGCCAGATGTATTCAAGAATACAGGAACGATTTAACTTATTTCACAAATGGGCAGGGAGTCTGCTTGACAGAGTTAAAAGGATACCAGCCAGCTATTGGTAAATTTATTTGCCAACCCCGCCGCCCGAATAGCCGTATAGATAAGGTTCGGCATATGTTCCACAAGTTAGCTTAA
- a CDS encoding TnpV protein: MAKTIFEEMGGKYERQGDYLIPCLTVPAEEEQPIGIWGQRHLDYLKHHCKVTYTNLLTSGRLNAYLADIDRQAQERFERLIEGMKQAQGITEQLKAENALEWTGCLNNIRACAREIVEKEIIFA; the protein is encoded by the coding sequence ATGGCAAAGACAATTTTTGAGGAAATGGGCGGCAAATACGAAAGGCAAGGCGATTATTTAATACCGTGCTTAACTGTACCCGCCGAAGAAGAACAGCCGATAGGCATCTGGGGACAGCGGCATTTGGATTATCTGAAGCATCACTGCAAAGTTACATACACCAATCTTCTTACAAGCGGCAGACTTAACGCTTACCTTGCCGACATTGACAGACAGGCACAGGAACGCTTTGAAAGGCTCATAGAGGGTATGAAACAGGCACAGGGCATAACGGAACAGCTAAAGGCAGAAAACGCCTTAGAATGGACAGGATGCCTCAATAACATAAGGGCTTGTGCGAGGGAGATTGTGGAAAAGGAAATTATTTTTGCATAA
- a CDS encoding GntR family transcriptional regulator gives MIIELDMSSDTPIYVQLRNQIVKGIGKGEIQPGEKLPTVRQLAADAGVNTMTVNKTYQILKNEGYIRTDRRLGAFVSENINMDAEFRDKLESELELLSAEASITGMNREDFLKLCDEVYSKMKSSPIHI, from the coding sequence ATGATCATAGAGCTTGACATGAGTAGTGACACACCCATATACGTACAACTGCGCAATCAGATAGTAAAGGGAATCGGCAAAGGCGAGATACAGCCAGGTGAAAAGCTTCCCACTGTAAGACAGCTTGCGGCGGATGCCGGCGTGAACACAATGACTGTGAATAAGACATACCAGATACTCAAAAACGAGGGATATATCAGAACTGACAGAAGGCTTGGAGCATTTGTATCAGAAAATATCAATATGGACGCCGAGTTCCGTGACAAGCTGGAGTCAGAGTTGGAACTTCTGTCCGCCGAGGCAAGCATAACCGGGATGAACCGGGAAGATTTTCTCAAGTTGTGCGATGAAGTATATTCCAAAATGAAGTCTTCTCCAATCCATATATAA
- a CDS encoding PH domain-containing protein, which translates to MSIALFIIFLFMNFFILLIMKFVYTSNYSYTEGMLLGVHIPKEHSEDETVLNIVADARRKMNRIIWINLILGTALCFVVFWEIIIFVLAYTIWMIAFCFLITYANNSAHRKMYALKMKNDWIIPAQKRKRYIDTNVSALIGNSEISFNYHGIIILVELICLLPFAIGKSAVISTTMIIIGLCSVLMSLTSMIFHIYVNRHERTVYSSDTQLNQTVNRTMKIYKGLAMLILSATNAVAWVYIAIDTLIHCISSANKSRQISLSDILNFKGALVDVSLCSSALYVYIFIQTLAAIGLFTPLLMSQSRKRELLAADTQPLYVDDDEYWKTGYYYNPSDPHVLVQNRLQSGNYTFNYATRGAKIFTGLTCILITACIVWMIGVLVPFINVHIDTQLDSDRLIISAAIYSSEVYFDDIEDVQLLDELPDDNFVRVNGGATDEYLIGHFKSSTYGKCEMYVYADSYPVIMIKTRDEVIFMNAKDSDDTCSVFRSIFHTFTYNYLP; encoded by the coding sequence ATGAGCATAGCATTATTTATCATATTCCTGTTTATGAACTTCTTCATACTGCTCATAATGAAGTTCGTATATACAAGTAATTATTCGTATACCGAAGGAATGCTCCTGGGTGTCCACATTCCAAAGGAACACAGTGAAGACGAAACCGTCCTGAATATTGTTGCTGATGCCAGACGTAAGATGAACCGGATTATCTGGATAAATCTCATCCTTGGAACAGCCCTGTGCTTTGTCGTGTTCTGGGAGATCATTATATTCGTACTGGCATACACTATCTGGATGATCGCATTCTGTTTCCTTATAACATATGCAAACAACTCCGCGCACAGGAAAATGTATGCCCTTAAGATGAAAAATGACTGGATAATCCCTGCTCAGAAAAGAAAACGCTACATTGATACAAATGTGTCAGCTCTGATCGGCAATAGTGAGATCAGTTTCAATTATCATGGAATAATAATCCTTGTAGAACTCATTTGCCTGCTGCCATTTGCGATAGGAAAAAGTGCGGTCATATCAACCACAATGATAATAATAGGACTCTGCTCCGTCCTGATGTCACTTACATCCATGATATTCCACATATATGTAAACCGGCACGAACGAACTGTGTACAGCTCGGATACCCAGCTCAACCAGACCGTCAACAGAACCATGAAGATATACAAGGGACTTGCAATGCTGATTCTTTCGGCAACAAATGCTGTCGCATGGGTATATATCGCTATTGACACCCTGATTCATTGCATATCATCAGCCAATAAGTCCCGGCAAATTTCGCTTTCTGATATTCTGAATTTCAAGGGTGCGCTTGTAGATGTCTCGCTGTGCAGCTCCGCACTCTATGTCTATATATTTATCCAGACTCTCGCAGCCATCGGATTGTTTACGCCTCTCCTCATGTCTCAAAGCAGAAAACGTGAACTCTTGGCAGCCGACACCCAGCCTCTCTACGTGGATGACGACGAATACTGGAAAACCGGATATTACTACAATCCTTCCGACCCGCATGTGCTGGTTCAGAACAGATTGCAAAGTGGAAATTATACATTTAACTATGCCACCAGGGGCGCAAAGATTTTTACAGGACTTACATGTATCCTTATCACCGCCTGCATCGTCTGGATGATAGGTGTGCTTGTGCCATTCATAAACGTGCATATCGACACTCAGCTTGACTCTGACAGACTCATCATCTCCGCCGCCATATACTCGTCAGAGGTTTACTTTGATGACATTGAGGATGTTCAGCTTCTGGACGAACTGCCAGACGACAATTTTGTCCGTGTCAACGGAGGTGCCACCGATGAATACCTGATCGGCCATTTCAAGAGCAGCACCTACGGCAAATGTGAAATGTATGTATACGCAGACAGCTATCCCGTAATCATGATAAAGACGAGGGATGAAGTGATATTTATGAACGCTAAGGATTCTGATGATACATGTTCTGTCTTCAGATCCATATTTCATACTTTCACTTATAACTACCTCCCCTAA
- a CDS encoding type II toxin-antitoxin system RelE/ParE family toxin, translating to MDKYKVKINPKAIRELDQIYEYIANEKLAPENVKGQIERIKKSILSLDTFPQSHQERSEGRYAGKGYLQLLIDNYIAIFRIDEPRKTVYVVTVQYQGRNL from the coding sequence TTGGATAAATACAAGGTAAAAATCAACCCTAAGGCAATTCGTGAATTAGACCAAATTTACGAATATATTGCAAATGAGAAATTGGCTCCTGAAAATGTCAAAGGGCAGATTGAGCGAATTAAAAAATCTATTTTAAGCTTGGATACTTTTCCACAGTCCCATCAAGAACGAAGCGAGGGCAGATATGCCGGCAAAGGCTATCTGCAGTTATTGATTGATAACTATATCGCCATATTCCGCATTGACGAACCACGCAAAACCGTTTACGTGGTAACAGTTCAATATCAAGGACGAAATTTATAA
- a CDS encoding type II toxin-antitoxin system prevent-host-death family antitoxin, with translation MPLIMPIKDLRNTTEISNIAHKEQEPIFITKNGYSDLVVMSSELYDKFARMNRIDQAIFESEQEIANGAEAVDAEMVFAELEKKHFG, from the coding sequence ATGCCACTTATTATGCCTATTAAGGATTTACGCAATACAACTGAGATTTCTAATATCGCACACAAGGAACAGGAGCCTATTTTTATTACTAAAAACGGATATAGCGACTTGGTTGTAATGAGTAGTGAATTATATGATAAATTTGCAAGAATGAACCGCATCGACCAAGCCATATTTGAATCAGAACAGGAAATTGCCAACGGAGCAGAAGCAGTTGACGCTGAGATGGTTTTTGCAGAACTGGAGAAAAAACATTTTGGATAA
- a CDS encoding ThuA domain-containing protein, whose translation MSKKVFVLVHDYWHHDDSIKPMMDYLFNADYEVTFTKNPNDYFNGQFDLFLSFKDPIENDQIPTPIWCDEKWTEKFLNDVQNGMGTIMLHASLTDYTENHPILTNVVRSNFITHPEKCPLTVKPIAEHPIIEGIGKFTFPDFDEHYVMKMIPNADTTILAETVSKNGVQPAVWVHTYGKGKICCIVPAHTTQNLTCEPFVKLVKNAIDWVE comes from the coding sequence ATGAGTAAAAAAGTATTTGTTTTGGTACACGATTATTGGCATCACGATGATTCCATCAAGCCTATGATGGACTATCTGTTTAACGCAGATTATGAAGTAACATTCACGAAGAACCCAAATGATTATTTCAACGGGCAGTTTGATTTGTTTTTGTCTTTCAAAGACCCTATTGAAAATGATCAGATTCCTACTCCAATCTGGTGTGATGAAAAATGGACGGAGAAATTTCTGAATGATGTTCAGAATGGTATGGGAACGATTATGCTTCACGCATCACTTACTGATTACACAGAAAATCACCCAATCCTCACAAATGTTGTAAGAAGTAACTTTATCACTCATCCCGAAAAATGTCCGCTTACTGTAAAACCGATAGCAGAGCATCCGATTATTGAAGGCATTGGCAAATTCACATTCCCTGATTTTGACGAACATTATGTTATGAAAATGATTCCGAATGCTGATACAACGATTCTTGCAGAAACCGTTTCAAAGAACGGCGTTCAGCCTGCTGTATGGGTTCACACCTATGGCAAGGGAAAAATCTGCTGTATCGTTCCTGCACACACTACCCAAAATCTGACCTGTGAACCATTTGTCAAACTTGTAAAGAATGCTATTGATTGGGTTGAATAG
- a CDS encoding DUF6553 family protein, with protein MENSWIEEFYKETDADKRLELLENNSTDMDGDSAGSSTVFRQRLWTARYGKRKPKNDAFVGCLMELKYISEGGSVDIGGQKKKQAVEIISKLCLFDADKRSAEEQEILLYELKNAFLKFIEVSRGGRGFTSIAFGMGQLSDEGVAKKIADQISSIAFDAPHMLHMDKEFAILQSAALAAFRQEYPNREHFLRK; from the coding sequence ATGGAAAATAGCTGGATAGAAGAATTTTACAAAGAAACGGATGCAGATAAGAGACTTGAATTGCTGGAAAATAACAGCACGGATATGGACGGTGACAGCGCCGGTTCGTCTACTGTTTTCCGTCAGAGATTGTGGACAGCGAGATATGGCAAGAGAAAGCCGAAGAATGATGCATTTGTGGGCTGCCTTATGGAGCTCAAATACATATCGGAGGGCGGCTCTGTTGACATCGGAGGTCAGAAAAAGAAACAGGCTGTGGAGATCATAAGCAAGCTCTGTCTGTTCGACGCAGACAAAAGAAGTGCCGAGGAACAGGAGATACTGCTATATGAACTCAAGAATGCGTTCCTCAAGTTCATCGAGGTGAGCAGAGGCGGCAGAGGTTTCACATCCATAGCATTTGGTATGGGGCAGCTCTCGGATGAGGGCGTGGCGAAGAAGATCGCAGATCAGATAAGCTCCATAGCATTTGACGCGCCGCACATGCTGCACATGGACAAGGAATTTGCCATACTTCAGAGTGCCGCACTGGCGGCATTCAGGCAGGAGTATCCGAACAGGGAGCATTTCTTGAGAAAATGA